Genomic window (Methanoculleus thermophilus):
GGCGGATCTTTTTCATCTTTTCGGGTTTGGTATATCAAAACACGCGTGCCAGTTTGATCATGGAGATCGCAGAGATCCTCGACTTCACTGTTCCGCTCTCCAGTATCACGCTTGAGAGGGTTGTTCTTGCCATACTCGTCGCGATCATCGGATGGATTGTGGTGAAGGTGCTCACGTCCACCTTCACAACAGCGCTCTCGCGGGCGTCAAACCTCCCCGGCCTGGTCGTCGAGTTCCTGGCCAGGTTCTTCTCGGTCCTGCTCTATGTAATTCTCGCCCTCATCGTCCTTGCGGCGTTAGGGGTTGACATCTCCTCCATGGTGCTCGGGCTCTCGGCGGTGATCGGGCTGATCCTCGGTTTCGGCCTCCAGGATTCAATCAACAACCTCGCTGCCGGGGTCTGGCTTGCGGCATTCCGCCCCATCGATAAGGATGAGTTCGTCGAGGTCAAAGGCATATCCGGCAAAGTAGTCTCGGTCGGCATCTTGGCGACCGAACTGCTCAAGCCCGACAACACCTACATCACCATCCCGAACTCCCTTGTCTGGGGAAACCCTGTGATCAACTCCTCCAGGATGGAGACCCGCCGCGTCGAGGTCAAGGTCGGGGTTGCCTATGACAGCGATCTCGATACGGCAATCCGGGTCGCCACCGATCTCGCGGCGGCCCACGAGAAGGTGCTCCCGTCGCCGAAACCTGCGGTCGTCGTCACAGAACTCGGCGACTCTTCGGTGGTCCTTGCTCTGCGGGCGTGGACGAAGACGTCCGATGTGGGGGGCGTGCAGGGGGACTTAAACCGCGGTATCCTCCGGGCGTTTCGAGAGGCCGGCATCGAGATCCCCTTCCCGCAACTGGACGTTCACCTGACGGGGGCAGAATAGGCCCTCCTTTCCCCCTCACCGGGTGCGTGCGAAGTCGATGAAACCGTTGTAGGGGTCGGTCGAAAGCAGGCGGACCAGGATCCTCTGCCCGACCCTGAGCCCCTGCTCGCCGAGGACCACTTTTCCCTCGGCCGGCGGGTCGATCAGCCGAACGTAGGTTCCTTTCTCCGAAGCCCCGGTGACGAACGCCTCAAACGTCTCCCCGATCCTCTCCCGGAGGAGGACTGCGGCCGCAGCCTTCCGGACGAAGCGTTCGACCTTCTGCGATGCCTTATCCCGGTCGGTGAGGTGGAGGGCGAGGTCGTCGAGTTCTTCACCGGTATACGGGCATTCATCCCCCTCGATGACCGATTTGATCAGCCGCTGGATGATGATGTCGACGTAGCGCCGGTTCGGGGCGGTGCCGTGGGTGTAGTCGGTGACGGCGAGGGCGAAGTGGCCGATCGGTTGGTCGCCGGGCCGGAACGCGACGTACTCCCCTGCCCCCATAAGTTTCACGACCGTAAGAGAGAGGTCCGGAAAGCGGTCGGGGTCGGCTGTTTTCTGCCGGAGAAGGAACCTGGTGAGCGCTCGAGCGTCCGGCTCAGCCGGCAGGGCCTCACCGCGATCCGCCGCTTCCCGGACGATCCCGTCCCAGTTCTTCGGTGTGCGGACGACCCGGTGGATCATGGGTAGACCGGCACCGTTCAGGAATGCGGTTATGGTGCCGTTTGCCGCGACCATGAACTCCTCGATGAGGCACCGGGCAAGGTTCTGCTCCTGGACGACAAGCCCCCGGACCTGGCCGTCCACCACGAGCGGTTCTGCCTCGATTGTCTCGAGGGCGAGCGCCCCCCTCTCCGTCCGGCGCCTCCTCATCCGTACCGCAGCCTCGTGCTGGAGGAGGATCTGCTCTTCGAGGCCCGGCGTCTCTGCGACTGTGCTGGGGACGGGCCCCTTCCCTTCCAGCCAGTCGCCGACCTCTTCGTAGACGAGCTTTGCGTGGTTTGCGACGATCGCCCGGTAGATCTCGCCGGGTCTCGTGCTCCCGTCGGGGAGGACGGTATACTCGATGACGATCGCCAGTCTCTCCCGGCCGGGGAGGAGCGAGGTGAGGTCGGCCGAGAACCGGTCGGGGAGCATGGGGAACGTCGTCACACCGGTGTAGACCGATGTCCCGTTGTGGGCGGCGTGCCGGTCGGTCGCCGAGTCTTTCGGGACGCGGGAGTCGACGTCGGCGATCGCGACCCGGACGTGGATCTCCCCACCCTGCCCCTCCTCGCAGACCTCGATCTGGTCAAGGTCCATGGAGTCGTGGTTGTCGATCGAGGACCAGAGGAGCGAGCGGAGATCCCGGAGATTGCCGCCCGGGTCAAAAGGCGCTTTTTCGCTAAGAGCGGAAACTTCCCGGAGGACAGCCGGCGGGAATGCCGGGGCAAAGCCGTACTGCTGCATCGCCGTCCACGCGATGCCCTTGAGATTGACGGGGGGCTGGTCCTGCATCGTGTGAAGATCTCTTTTATGGCATATATAGGAGATGAAGTGCGCCCGGTCACCCCACCTCTTTCTCCCACCAGACCGCCGCGGTCGGCCGGACGGTCCTCTCGACGTACTTCCCGGACTCGGTCCGGCGAAGCGTTCGGCCAAAGTGGTCCACGACCACCGAGAGGTCCTCCATCCCTGGGTTGTGCATCGCCGCCCAGGTCCGGGCGGCCTCTTCGACGGAGTCGTAGACCGCATCCCAGACGGCGTGATAGATCCGGACGTTCGGGTAGATCCCGGCGTCGTGGAGGATGTTGACGAGGTAGATATAGTCCGGGTAGCCCCGTCCGGCAGCCGCCTCCTCCCCAAAGACCGCTCGATAGAGCGCCATCTCCTCGGGGCCCCGCCACTCGCCTGCGTGCCAGAAGAGGTAGACCGCCCGGCGGGCCGCAGCGTCGAGTTTTTCCAGAGCTGCTGCAAGATCGTAGAACCCGAGTGAGAACGCCGCAATGACGACGTCGTGCGGCTCGACGTCCCTCCCGATCACGGTCTCCTCCCAGCGCATCGTGACCGTGGAGTAGTTTGTAAGCCCCTCCGCCGCCATCCGCTCCCGGAGGATGGAGAGCATCCCCTCCGAGGGGTCGAGTGCCGTAACATGGGCGGCGGTCCGGGCGATCGGCACGGCAAGCCTCCCGGTTCCTGCGCCCACATCGAGTACGGTCTCGCCCGGCCGCACCCGAAGGATCGCGAGTTCCTGCTTGGTCGCCTCTTTCTCGTCGCGGCTGACCCTTTGGTAGGATGCGGCGCGCCTGTCCCAGTGGGCTGCGGGATCGCGCCCTTTCTCGACGCGTTCGGGCGAGCTTGAGTATATTGCCTTCCAGAGCTCGTTCCAGTCGATGATCCGATGCATGAATGTTCACTCTCCCCGGAGCGGCATAAACACTCGGGATCTGTCCCTCTCTGGCCACAGAGCAGCCCCCGTACCGGGCTGATGCCGGCCGATCATCCTGGCGGGAGTAGCCTTATGTAGGGTGAACCGCTCCTTGCAGGACAGTGGTGCCGATGAAGACTGCCAGAAGAACGAGGTCTGTGGAGCTCTTCTTCCTGCTGGTCTTTCTGCTCTCCCTTCCCGTATACCTGCTCCGTCTCGTTCCTCCGTACAGCCTTCTCATGGTCTTTAATCCCTTCATCGCGGCCTCGATCCTCACCAGCCGGGAGGAGGGGTTGAGCGGTGTGCGGCGCCTGTGGAAGAGAACCTTTGATTACAGAAGGATCCGGCGAAAGGTCTGGTACATCCCCATCCTTCTCCTGATGCCGGCAGCGATGGCCCTGCAGTATGGGTTGATGAGACTGATGGGCGAATCCATCCCCCGTCTGCAGTTTCCGCTCCTGATGATACCCGTCTATTTTGTGGCCTTCTTCATCCTCGCGATCGGTGAAGAGGTGGGCTGGTCGGGATACGCCCTCGATCCGCTGCAGGAGCGGTGGGGTGCTCTCCCTGCGGGCGTCATCCTCGGGGCGGTCTGGGCCCTGTGGCACCTCGTACCCTACGCCCTCCTGCATCCGCCCCTCTGGGTGGCGGGCCAGTGCCTTGCGACGGTGATGGCACGCGTCCTCATGGTCTGGATCTACAATAACACCGGGGGAAGCGTCTTTGGCATGATCCTCTTCCATGCCATGATCAACATGGGTTCGGTTCCCGACTACGGCTTCCGGTATGATCCCGTCCTGGTCGGCCCCATCCTGGCTCTCATGGCCGCGGTTGTGGTCTTCCTGTGGGGTCCAGAGACCCTGGCCCGTTATTGGTATGGCTGAGCTGACCCGTGGAGTAAGTAATATCCACCGGCACCCGGAATCGGTTACCTCGCCTTCTCGGCATTGCGCCTGGCGGGATGGGT
Coding sequences:
- a CDS encoding mechanosensitive ion channel family protein; the encoded protein is MEIAEILDFTVPLSSITLERVVLAILVAIIGWIVVKVLTSTFTTALSRASNLPGLVVEFLARFFSVLLYVILALIVLAALGVDISSMVLGLSAVIGLILGFGLQDSINNLAAGVWLAAFRPIDKDEFVEVKGISGKVVSVGILATELLKPDNTYITIPNSLVWGNPVINSSRMETRRVEVKVGVAYDSDLDTAIRVATDLAAAHEKVLPSPKPAVVVTELGDSSVVLALRAWTKTSDVGGVQGDLNRGILRAFREAGIEIPFPQLDVHLTGAE
- a CDS encoding RNB domain-containing ribonuclease → MQDQPPVNLKGIAWTAMQQYGFAPAFPPAVLREVSALSEKAPFDPGGNLRDLRSLLWSSIDNHDSMDLDQIEVCEEGQGGEIHVRVAIADVDSRVPKDSATDRHAAHNGTSVYTGVTTFPMLPDRFSADLTSLLPGRERLAIVIEYTVLPDGSTRPGEIYRAIVANHAKLVYEEVGDWLEGKGPVPSTVAETPGLEEQILLQHEAAVRMRRRRTERGALALETIEAEPLVVDGQVRGLVVQEQNLARCLIEEFMVAANGTITAFLNGAGLPMIHRVVRTPKNWDGIVREAADRGEALPAEPDARALTRFLLRQKTADPDRFPDLSLTVVKLMGAGEYVAFRPGDQPIGHFALAVTDYTHGTAPNRRYVDIIIQRLIKSVIEGDECPYTGEELDDLALHLTDRDKASQKVERFVRKAAAAVLLRERIGETFEAFVTGASEKGTYVRLIDPPAEGKVVLGEQGLRVGQRILVRLLSTDPYNGFIDFARTR
- a CDS encoding class I SAM-dependent methyltransferase; the encoded protein is MHRIIDWNELWKAIYSSSPERVEKGRDPAAHWDRRAASYQRVSRDEKEATKQELAILRVRPGETVLDVGAGTGRLAVPIARTAAHVTALDPSEGMLSILRERMAAEGLTNYSTVTMRWEETVIGRDVEPHDVVIAAFSLGFYDLAAALEKLDAAARRAVYLFWHAGEWRGPEEMALYRAVFGEEAAAGRGYPDYIYLVNILHDAGIYPNVRIYHAVWDAVYDSVEEAARTWAAMHNPGMEDLSVVVDHFGRTLRRTESGKYVERTVRPTAAVWWEKEVG
- a CDS encoding CPBP family intramembrane glutamic endopeptidase — encoded protein: MKTARRTRSVELFFLLVFLLSLPVYLLRLVPPYSLLMVFNPFIAASILTSREEGLSGVRRLWKRTFDYRRIRRKVWYIPILLLMPAAMALQYGLMRLMGESIPRLQFPLLMIPVYFVAFFILAIGEEVGWSGYALDPLQERWGALPAGVILGAVWALWHLVPYALLHPPLWVAGQCLATVMARVLMVWIYNNTGGSVFGMILFHAMINMGSVPDYGFRYDPVLVGPILALMAAVVVFLWGPETLARYWYG